The following proteins are encoded in a genomic region of Ptychodera flava strain L36383 chromosome 23 unlocalized genomic scaffold, AS_Pfla_20210202 Scaffold_24__1_contigs__length_23054250_pilon, whole genome shotgun sequence:
- the LOC139124815 gene encoding ATP synthase-coupling factor 6, mitochondrial-like isoform X2, with protein MSLRVLAGRSIQLQQAVFQYARRNIGVSAVVFQKAPKLDPIQKLYLEKLREYASKSKASGGSMVDVDPKTQKSMQDEILRLEKLFGGGDMTKFPEFQFKEIDFDAAAK; from the exons ATGTCACTGAGAGTACTGGCAGGTCGTTCAATTCAGCTACAGCAAGCTGTATTCCAATATGCCAGAAGAAATATTGGTGTGTCAGCTGTAGTCTTCCAAAAAGCCCCAAAGTTGGATCCAATCCAGAAACTATACCTTGAAAAACTCAGGGAATATGCATCTAAGAGCAA AGCATCTGGTGGTTCAATGGTAGACGTGGatccaaaaacacaaaagagtATGCAAGATGAAATTTTAAGGCTAGAAAAACTATTTGGTGGTGGTGATATGACTAAGTTCCCTGAATTTCAATTCAAAG aaattgattttgatGCCGCAGCAAAATAA